The genomic segment GAATATATCTGTTGCACAACACAAAATATAGATTCAAGGATGGCTCCTCAGTTGTTACTCACTCATAAATTGTCTAAAAAATATTAGGAGGTAAAGTTATGTCCTACGTACAAGAAGTACTCGAAAAAGCCGTTAAACGCAATCCAGGTGAAGTTGAATTTCATCAAGCTGTCAAAGAAGTTTTGGATACCTTAGCCCCTGTATTCGAAAAGCATCCTGAATATGTTGAGGCTGGAATTCTTGACCGAATCGTTGAACCGGAAAGACAACTGATGTTCCGCGTCCCCTGGGTTGACGATCAAGGAAAAGTCCAAGTTAACCGTGGTTTCCGAGTTCAATTCAATAGCGCTATCGGACCGTATAAAGGCGGCCTCCGTTTCCATCCTTCCGTTTACCTCGGAATTATTAAATTCTTAGGTTTTGAACAAATCTTCAAGAATTCCTTAACAGGGCTCCCTATCGGCGGCGGAAAGGGAGGAAGCGACTTCGATCCTAAAGGAAAATCTGACGCTGAAGTCATGCGTTTCTGTCAAAGCTTCATGACTGAGCTCTACCGTCACATTGGCGCAGATGCTGACGTACCTGCAGGAGATATCGGGGTTGGCGGACGTGAAGTTGGATATCTGTTTGGGCAATATAAAAGAATTACCAATCTCTATGAAGGTGTTCTAACCGGTAAAGGTCTTACCTTTGGCGGCAGCCTTACACGGACAGAAGCCACAGGTTATGGATTAGTCTACTTCATGGATGAAGCCATCAAAGCTCAAGGAAAATCCTTCAACGGTGCAACCGTTGTTATTTCCGGTTCAGGTAATGTCGCAATTTATGCTGCTGAAAAAGCACAACAACTCGGTGCTAAGGTTGTTACCATGAGCGATTCAAACGGCTATATCTATGATGCAGATGGCATCAAGCTCGACACGATTAAGCAACTTAAAGAAGTTGAACGTAAACGGATTAAAGCATATGTAGAAATTCACCCAAATGCTAAGTACCATGAAGGCTGCGCAGGCGTCTGGACAGTTCCTTGTGACATTGCACTTCCCTGTGCAACTCAAAACGAACTTGATGGTAAAGCTGCAGAAACACTGCTCGCTAATGGCTGCTTTGCAGTCGGCGAAGGTGCTAATATGCCTTCCACTCCAGAAGCTGTTGACCTATTCTTAAACAAAAAAATCATTTATGCACCAGGTAAAGCTTCGAATGCTGGCGGAGTTGCCGTTTCTGCTCTTGAAATGTCGCAGAACAGCATGCGCTACTCTTGGACTTTTGAAGAAGTTGACGCTAAACTCAAGAATATTATGGTTAACATCTACAACAATGCAAGCCATGCTGCAAAAGAATACGGATTTGAAGGCAACCTCGTTGCCGGAGCTAATATTGCCGGATTCTTAAAAGTAGCAGAAGCCATGAAAGCACAAGGGATCGTTTAATACTTATACTTATACTTAAAATCGTGTAGCTTCTCAACATCCGTTCACTAATAGGTTCTTAGAAGCGGGTTCGATTACTGTAAGCAAAAACGGCGGAAAAGATTCACTATGAATCCTTCCACCGTTTTTCTTTATCTACCGTTTTTCCTAACGCGTTAAACTCATTAAAGTTTTGAGAAATCCAGAGTGGCAAAATAATCCTCAAGCGTCTCCGCTCGACGAATCATATCAACAGTTCCATCCTCTTTGAGAAGAAGTTCTGCTGAGCGAAGTTTGCCATTATAGTTGAAGCCCATAGCATGCCCATGCGCACCCGTATCATGAATCACGATAAGATCTCCCAGGTCAATGCGTGGAAGTTGCCGATCCACAGCAAATTTATCATTATTCTCGCATAGACTACCGGTTATATCATAGACATGATCCTTCGGCAAAGCTTCTTTTCCCACGACTGTGACGTGATGATAGGCCCCATAAATACCCGGTCTCATTAAATCCACCATACACGTATCTAATCCAATGTAGTTTTTATAGATTTCTTTCTTATGAAGAGCTCGTGTAACTAAGTACCCATAAGGTCCTGTAATCACCCGTCCACATTCCATGGCCAATTTAAGGGGATGTAAATTCTTTGAGGCAATCCGTTCCTCATAAGCTTTACGAACCCCTTCGCCAACATATTCGAGTTTAATGGGTTCTTGTTCTGGACGGTAAGGAATTCCTATTCCACCCCCAAAATTAACAAATTCAATTTTTATTCCTAACTTTTCTTTGAGTTCAACAACGAGATCAAACATCATCTCTGCAGTCTCAATAAAATAATCCGGATTAAGTTCATTCGAGATCACCATGGTATGCAGCCCAAAGCGCGTCACGCCCTTGTCCTGCACAATCTTGTATGCATGAAACAGTTGTTCTTTCGTCAACCCATACTTTGCATCTTCAGGAGTTCCTATAATGGAATTACCTCCTGATCTTAAGGGACCTGGATTATAGCGAAAAGAAATGAGATCAGGTATACCCGCTACTTTTTCTAAAAATTCGATATGGGTAATATCATCTAGGTTAATAACCGCACCAATCTCTCTTGCCTTCATAAATTCCTCAGCAGGAGTGTCATTTGATGTAAACATGATATTTTCGCCGGTAATTCCACTCTTCTCTGCTAAGACCAGTTCTGCGAGAGAGCTACAATC from the Desulfitobacterium metallireducens DSM 15288 genome contains:
- the gdhA gene encoding NADP-specific glutamate dehydrogenase, whose amino-acid sequence is MSYVQEVLEKAVKRNPGEVEFHQAVKEVLDTLAPVFEKHPEYVEAGILDRIVEPERQLMFRVPWVDDQGKVQVNRGFRVQFNSAIGPYKGGLRFHPSVYLGIIKFLGFEQIFKNSLTGLPIGGGKGGSDFDPKGKSDAEVMRFCQSFMTELYRHIGADADVPAGDIGVGGREVGYLFGQYKRITNLYEGVLTGKGLTFGGSLTRTEATGYGLVYFMDEAIKAQGKSFNGATVVISGSGNVAIYAAEKAQQLGAKVVTMSDSNGYIYDADGIKLDTIKQLKEVERKRIKAYVEIHPNAKYHEGCAGVWTVPCDIALPCATQNELDGKAAETLLANGCFAVGEGANMPSTPEAVDLFLNKKIIYAPGKASNAGGVAVSALEMSQNSMRYSWTFEEVDAKLKNIMVNIYNNASHAAKEYGFEGNLVAGANIAGFLKVAEAMKAQGIV
- the lysA gene encoding diaminopimelate decarboxylase; this encodes MANKTLPFSQEKLKRIVSQYGTPFHIYDEKAIRENARRLTQAFAWAPEFKEYFAVKATPNPYLLKILREEGFGADCSSLAELVLAEKSGITGENIMFTSNDTPAEEFMKAREIGAVINLDDITHIEFLEKVAGIPDLISFRYNPGPLRSGGNSIIGTPEDAKYGLTKEQLFHAYKIVQDKGVTRFGLHTMVISNELNPDYFIETAEMMFDLVVELKEKLGIKIEFVNFGGGIGIPYRPEQEPIKLEYVGEGVRKAYEERIASKNLHPLKLAMECGRVITGPYGYLVTRALHKKEIYKNYIGLDTCMVDLMRPGIYGAYHHVTVVGKEALPKDHVYDITGSLCENNDKFAVDRQLPRIDLGDLIVIHDTGAHGHAMGFNYNGKLRSAELLLKEDGTVDMIRRAETLEDYFATLDFSKL